Part of the Prunus dulcis chromosome 8, ALMONDv2, whole genome shotgun sequence genome is shown below.
AAGTTGTTCCTAATTTGGAGAAGTTGGTCCCTTGAAGAATTTGAGATCTTCAATCAATAAGAATAACGCATGGGGTCTCTAGCCACGCTAGTTACTTAATTAGTAGGGTctatgttgttcatcttaatTATGTTTATGGCTTAATTGGTCTCACCTTTATGAGTGTATTACTATTTAAGACTAAAAGATTAGAATAATCAGTTTCTATCGAATTCTATATGCGTGTCATGAATGcacagtttttgtttttcaagtttacccttattgaatgtaatttttttccaataGGGTAATGTCATCGCCTTCTTccacaattaaaaaaacaattattttaaaaaaattaaaaaaaactatagaTAACTATAAAGAAACCCATTTCTAGCTATAGAATCATAGAGATACCCTACATGAAATTGACTTTATAAACACACCCTACCTTACATTAAACAGACTTTATAAACACACCCTACTATTGCCAgcagtttattttttttttagtttacttAATATACAGATTTCCTGATTTACCCTTTAGTGtgaaattcatataaaaaaaactcaaaattggatttACTCACCGgttatttctctctctctctctctctctctctctctctctctctctctctcacatcgGTTATTACTCAATTGCAGCCATATATGGAGCTACGGTCTCGTGCGCCCTCTTCTATATCTGTCTTTGAAACCAAATGTATAATCCACACCAATGCAGCGAGAGAGAAGAAGCCTCACAAATCTCTCTGGTGCAAACGCGGACATATTTCACCAAAAAGCACACAACAACATAGCACTAGAAGTAGCAGCCTCGATATGATGggatttttctttgatttggtATCCTTTTGCAGATGGAAAACCAGTCGGAAGATGGCTCATCTTGATTTTGGCATCAATTAGCCAACTTGCTTCCTTACTGAGAGGGACGGCGATCAAGTTGCTCTTAATGGTGAAAACCCATTTCAAAAGGTCATGTGGGTCAACTTGGTAAAGGCTACCCATTCTCTGACTTTAGCGTGAGCGAAGGCTGAGATAGTTATGGGTATTTAAGTGAATTTAAACCAAGTAATGGcccaaacacaaaaacaaaagcccaTTGTGTTGGTTTTAAAAGAATGAAAGTGTTGGTCcaatgtaattttaatatttaaaaaataaatcaacttTGGTCCATTTTCCAAATAAAGTACAAAAAGGGATGCCTAAAGTTAAAGTTTTAGTCTAAAATATTTGCTTGGAAAGGACGAGACCCTTTGACTATGTCATCTGCACAAATTGCtttacaaattttaaattttttctaattacatttttcgtttcttttctcattattaacaaaaaattttatttaattatctcTTTATTGATCTAGAAGGAAAATCCCTGATGCCTTAAACCAAATTTTACGCCATATATATTGTGATGAAAAAATCAAGTAATTGCCACCATCTAATGTCTTAGTTTCCAAACTTTCCATATATTGTCTAGCacgagagaaagagaggagtcCAAAGCTGAAGATGGGTTTCACTGAAATTACCACCATCTAATGTCTTAATTTCATGGCCCTCAGACATATGAGCAAATCTGTTGGGCAAAACGGAGAACAAAACTAGAATTAActtcttgaagaaaaagacaCGAGTAATGTTTGTTGAGTAAAAGGTCGGTGCGGCTGCGCTAAGCGGTTGTGGAattattcttttaatttcaaatctGGACGGTTCAATTTAATTCTATGGCTAATAATATAGGTATGCACTTGAGGACAATATATGGCGGTCCTCATAATAGAACGACTCCACTCAAGCCTATTTTCTAATTAGCACTGGCTCCAGCCCTAACATGGATCCGCCCTtctgtttcttcattttcttttccactattttgtctttttgtgtgtggaaGTTGGTTTGGAATTGCagataagaaattttttttctttttgacaatttattattttatgggTTTTGTTACGAGGATGCTTGGCAAAGCTGGCTGACGGTGAATGAATATACCCAATTTCACATaggaaattttttggtttctccATGGAAAGATCCATTTCCTTTGACTTTATTTGAAATGTGTGCAGCCAATTTTCAAATCAGTATGTATATGTGTAGAGTTAAACttgaccaaaagaaaattatgcaaCCACTCAAATAATTGACGcgataataaaataaaataaaatgtactaACTTGCTCAAACAACCACTCAGTATGAATATAGTAGTCCTTCAATAAAAATGCTAGTGTGCATAAACTTCAATTAAAATACCGATGTGCTTGCAAAGGACAAGTTCTTGAAAGCAAAGCCATTTTGAGTCTATTGATTGCTCAAATTGCTCTAATTACATATAAACTTTTGTGTTgcgcttgtactaaaaaaaattcctcaaTTAATTTTCAGAATTAACTAGTTATTTTTTCTCATGGCaaacgatttttttttttccccttcattGATGAGTTGTAggagtatgaaaaaaatatgtaaaagtAAAATCCTTGACCCCTGACCAAATTTCGTTATTATCGTGAGGGAAATATCAAGTAATTGCCTGCATATTTCCTTAAATGAAATCTCACCACAGTTTTACCAAGAAAGCAACCATCCAATCAAAAAGAAAGCACTCattgaaaagcaaaagaatCATGTAGCTTTCTTTTATGGGGGTTCTTCCTCCCTCtttcataaaaaagaaaaaagaaaaagaaatgactCTCATTGGTGAAAAGAGAAACCGCGTGCTCACCACTACACGGTTTCCaagtctctctcttttctgaGGCTGCTAGCTTTGTTTCTTCTTGTCGGTTTCTTGGCTGATCTTGAGAAGTTGTATATTTTGTGAGGTTCTGGTTGGCTTGCTGGTCTTACAAATTCTCTGGCTCTGTAAATTTTTCGGTGTTGAGGTAACACTAAGCTAAACTTGTTGGCTTGCTTCGTCCACATTTCTGTTTTGTTCAAGTAAAACATTAATTTCTgcattatatttttgttttaaatgtaTTTTTGTTCCTTCTAATGTTTATATGTTGAAttcctctgtttctctctgtTGAAATACAAAACATATATTAGTTTCCcagttctctctctttctctcttgttGTTTCCTTCTTTGCGTCTGAAACTTGTTTCCTCATCGTCCTTATTTCTCCTCTGGTTTAAATTAtaatccttttcttttttgccgTTTCTCATTATCTTTCTATTTAGTTAACAAAAGGCTTATTTTCATTGGGTGTTtacagcagcagcagattgCCAAATGGCATTGAGCACCCAAAGAGACTCTGCCTTTCTTCCTTCACCTGATCAGTCTGCTCCTCAACCGAACTACGATGTGTTTTTGAGTTTCAGGGGTGAGGACACTCGACTTAGCTTTGTATCCCATTTATACCACGAATTGCAGCTCAGGGGCATTAAAACATTCAAGGATGATCCAAAGCTTGAAAGAGGGACAGCTATTTCGTCAGGGCTCTTCAACGCAATCCAAGAATCGATGCTTGCAATCGTTGTTCTCTCCCCAAAATATGCTTCTTCTACCTGGTGCTTGGATGAACTTACAGAGATTCTCCAATGCATGAAATCCAAGGGCACAATTCTCCCAGTGTTTTATAATGTGGATCCCTCCCATGTGAGAAAACAAAGCGGCACTTTTGCGGACGCCTTCGCTGAGCATGAGAAAAGGTTTAGGGAAGACATCGATAAGGTGAAGAGCTGGAGAGATGCTTTAACAGAAGTAGCCAATTTATCTGGGATAGATTCAAAGAACGAGTAAGTTTTTTCGTAAGCCATTTTATCGCAAGCCATCATATCTTCTTTATGTGTGCTTTTTACTTTTCCTCTTTGTAGGTGTGAAAGAAAGCTTATTGAAAATATTGTTGAATGGGTGTTGATGAAAGTACATCGCAAATTCAAATTGTTAGATTCCAGAGAATTGGTGGGAATGAAGTTCATACGTGAGCAAGTAGATTTGCTTTTAGCTCATCCTACGGATGATGTTCGCTTTGTAGGGATATGGGGGATGGGCGGAATTGGCAAAACAACCATTGCTAAGCTAGTTTATGATCGCATTTCTATCCATTATGAAGTTAACAGCTTTCTTGCTAATGTTAGAGAGGTTTCTCAACGTGGCGATCTTGTTAATCTACAAAGACAACTTCTTTCCCCAATCTTAAAGGATCAATTTACTCAAGTTTGGGATGAACAGTGGGGAACCTCTGTCATTAAGAATTGCTTGTATAATAAAAAGGTTCTTCTCATTCTTGATGATGTGAGTGAATCAAGCCAACTTGAAAAGTTGGCTGGTGAAAAGGATTGGTTTGGTAAGGGGAGTATAATCATTATTACAACTAGAGATAAACGGTTGCTAGATAAAcatgatatacatatatcatgTAACGTAGAGGCGTTAGGTAATGATGATGCTCTTGAGCTCTTCAGTCGGAAcgcctttaaaaaaaatgagcCGGAGGAAGGTTATTTGGAATTGTCAAAGGGTTTTGTAAATTATGCCAGAGGACTTCCACTAGCTCTTAAACTTTTGGGATGCTTAGTGTATAAGAGAGATCAATATGAATGGAAAAGTGAATTGGATAAGCTGCAGAAAATTCCTAATTCAGAAATTATTGATTTGCTCAAAATAAGTTACGATGGATTGGATGAGATGAATAAGGATATATTTCTTGATGTTGCATTTTTTCACAAGGGGATGTTCAAGGAGCGTGTAATTGAAATACTAGACTGCTGTGGCCTATATGGTCATATTGGGATAAATGCTCTTGTTCAGAAATCACTTTTAACTATTGATATTTCAAATAACACGGTTGAGATGCATGATTTGATACAAGAAATGGCATTGGAAATTGTTCGTCGGGAGTGTTCTGAAGAGCCTGGTAGACGAAGTCGATTGTGCAATCGTGATGATATCTCTCATGTATTCATAAACAATACAGTAAGAATTATGTAGAAAATACTAAagtttttaaagaaatatgatttatttttatcttgaaaTTTGACTTAAATGTGCAATTAACTTTTCCTTTGCTATTCTTAATTACAGGCAacatacaaaattaaaggCATTGCCTTACGCATGGCGAGACTTGAAATGGCAGATTGGAATTGTGAAGCCTTCTCTAAGATGTGTAACCTGAAAgttcttgaatttgaaaatgtgatCATTTCTTCAAGCCCTAGAATTCTTCCTAATTCCTTGAGAAGTATCAAATGGAGTCTGTATCCTTCCAAATTTCTCCCATCAGGTTTTCAACCGAATTTCCTTATTGCACTTGAGATGTGTAATAGCAAACTTGTTCGGCTTTGGGATGGAAGAAAGGTAAGAGTAGTGACCATATGCCATTCTagaaattagtttttttattttattttaaatattttgttttaaaagttaaaataaatCTGAGCTAATTATCTATTCTACCATTGTTATGAATTGTACAGGACTTGCCTaacttgaaaaaaatgaagcttgCTGGTTCTAAAAACTTGACCACAACCCCAGATTTCAGTGGCATTCCGAATCTTGAGTTGttggattttcaattttgtaagAATTT
Proteins encoded:
- the LOC117636537 gene encoding disease resistance protein RUN1-like, translated to MALSTQRDSAFLPSPDQSAPQPNYDVFLSFRGEDTRLSFVSHLYHELQLRGIKTFKDDPKLERGTAISSGLFNAIQESMLAIVVLSPKYASSTWCLDELTEILQCMKSKGTILPVFYNVDPSHVRKQSGTFADAFAEHEKRFREDIDKVKSWRDALTEVANLSGIDSKNECERKLIENIVEWVLMKVHRKFKLLDSRELVGMKFIREQVDLLLAHPTDDVRFVGIWGMGGIGKTTIAKLVYDRISIHYEVNSFLANVREVSQRGDLVNLQRQLLSPILKDQFTQVWDEQWGTSVIKNCLYNKKVLLILDDVSESSQLEKLAGEKDWFGKGSIIIITTRDKRLLDKHDIHISCNVEALGNDDALELFSRNAFKKNEPEEGYLELSKGFVNYARGLPLALKLLGCLVYKRDQYEWKSELDKLQKIPNSEIIDLLKISYDGLDEMNKDIFLDVAFFHKGMFKERVIEILDCCGLYGHIGINALVQKSLLTIDISNNTVEMHDLIQEMALEIVRRECSEEPGRRSRLCNRDDISHVFINNTATYKIKGIALRMARLEMADWNCEAFSKMCNLKVLEFENVIISSSPRILPNSLRSIKWSLYPSKFLPSGFQPNFLIALEMCNSKLVRLWDGRKDLPNLKKMKLAGSKNLTTTPDFSGIPNLELLDFQFCKNLVEIHPSIADLK